The window ATTTAATGCAAATAAAGGTGTGATAAAACgcttaaagattaaaaaaaatgtcataaatatagaaatacaatttaaatattcaatttttattcatttataactgaacttgtaaaaaaaaaccattgaaaaCAATATAGAAAACTCTAATAattgtgaataaaaaacataagcaaggagaaatattttttttcaaatagaaaaaaaaacgaaaggtAACATctcaataaagaataaaaataaaaaatatttattttgttaaaaaagtgATGGCGTCACGAGGGTTATGAATTATGCTGGATTGAAAATCTCCGGTTACAAAAACAGTACACATCAGCGTCATGTGAAATTACGATGCGTCAAAACCACAGAGCAACACAAACACTTTGATTAATATTAGactgtttaatatattttttgtttttgtttttcacataatttaaagctaaaaatatttaataaatcgCACTCCCTAAGCAAACTGTTCCTGCACATCTGTAAATAGGTAATTGGATCCAATCCCCTGCTCGGTCAACTGTCAAGCTGGTCACCACCAGTTACCAAACGTGAAACTTGGAACACAAATGTAGACTCCCACGCCCATACCTCCCTCTTATCCCTATCCTTAAAATCTCACACATCACCTCCACCCCACTACACCGAGAATTTCTCCCTGTGTTGAAAAGCTGCAAAAGTTGTCTTGAATCACAGCAAAATCTATTACACCTCTTACCCGCCCCCCTTAACTCTTTCctccttttttccccttttacTCCACTCCTATAAGCACACGCTTCCATGAGCAGTCCTCTTAATTGAGACTCTTGAATCAGAGCCCTCATGAGAAGGCAATCTCTAAACTTCCTGCAAACCCGCCATaactttttctcctttcttccaTCAAGATAGTCCTCGGTGGTGTTTCAGTACCACCTCTagcctccttttctttctttcattcccTCGCATTAACATATCTCTCTCTTCATGGCCAAACCACAATCTCACGCTCTCTTCCTGTTTCTGCTGCTGCTTCTTGTCAATGCATGCCATCCCTCccaccaaaaccaaaacaagaTAAGCCTCAACGATCTCGCGGCTCTAGCAGCCATAAAAGACAGCCTTACGGACATTCCAGGCTCAAACTTCTTCTCCACCTGGGACTTCACCTCACCAGATCCCTGCTCCACCTTCTCTGGCATTACTTGCTCTCTCAACCGAGTCACCATCCTCACACTCGGCACTGGTCTCTCTAGCACACCTGGACTGGCTGGTTTCCTCTCCCCTTCCCTCTCCAACCTCACAGAATTAACCCAACTCATCCTCTACCCCGGCATCGTCACCGGTCCTATCCCTCCTCAACTGGGTCGACTCAGCAACCTCCGAGTCCTCTCATTAACCAACAATCGGTTAAAAGGTCCCATTCCCAGTTCATTGTCCTCACTCCCCAACCTGCACACTCTCGATCTGAGTTACAACCAGCTCACCGGGTCAATCCCGGCAGGTCTCTTCATCGAGTTGGCCCAGTTGAAAGTCATGATTCTGGCTTCAAACCAGTTATCCGGCGAGTTGCCAAGAATGGTGTCAGCAGAGATTCTGCATTTAGATTtgaaagacaacaaattaacaGGGACATTGCCGTTAAGGCTGCCGTCAACGATCCGTTACTTGTCAGCATCGAAGAACATGATGGGGGGCCCACTCAACGGCCTACAATCGTTATCGGAGTTAGAGTTTCTCGACTTAAGCATGAACCAATTCAGTGGGCCCATACCTTCCTCTCTCCTGAGGCCCACTCTCTCTTCCTTGTTTTTGCAACGGAACAATTTATCGGGTGGAGTCCCATCACcgtcaccaccaccatcatcaatgTACGGTGAGGGGTCGATCGTGGACCTGAGCCACAATTTCCTGACTGGTGACTTGTCACCGGTTCTGGCTGCGGTGGAGACATTGTTCTTGAATAACAACCATCTGATGGGTAGGGTTCCTGAGGAGTACGTGAAGAGCGTGTATGGAGGCAGCACAAAAACACTGTACTTGCAACATAATTACATAACAGGGTTTCCGTTGGAAGCGGGTCTGGCATTGCCTGATACGTTGTCGTTATGCTTGACGTATAACTGCATGGTTCCGTCTGTGGGGTTGATGGGGTGTCCCGCCAGTGCCGGTGGGCAGCTATCGAGGCCACGGTCACAATGTGTGGTGTTCAACCATGGAAGGCCTATACCTtaacaataataacattgaTTGATGATCATCAAATCATACATATAGTTTCAgtgtatacatacatatatatatatatatatatatatatatatatatagcaataattTCTTGTCGTTTATACATACTATTGCTACGTCCATGAATCTACTGCATTATTGGCTATTAGTATATAGTACGTACAGTGCTGCTATAATTAAATAGGAGcaacaaattaaatcaatttaaggCCAAACTATTGACGATAAGTCATAGTAATAGTTTTATTTCTTCTAGTAAATGGTTTGCTTTGGTTTTGGCGTGTTATAATTAAAGGGGAAGGCCAGATATCGTTGGATGATAATGTTTTGGTTTTTAGCagttagtttttatttcaagCTTTTGGTTTCATAAACGCAGGAAGTCAATAAATATTGTGTACGAGAAAACTGTGAATCCATCAAGATAGTAACACcaaaaaatgaatgaaactAATAAATTACGTATATATCTTGGACGTTACGCACCCAACAGTTCCTCTTTGTTATTCCAAGCTAGCTTGTGATCTTCCCTCCCTCTTCACCACCACACACATGCACGAGGCTCCACATTCTGTCTTTATACGGACCATGATCAATAAAATACGGACCatgatcaataaaatattacaaagaTCGAcgtggtggaggtggtggttTTTGCACAATTTAGTTATAGAAACATATTAGATAGGCGATCCGCGCGTTAATGCAagctaatttttaaataatatgaaataacAATCGGCTATTAAATTTGTGAATATTCTAATACAAGACATTGCAAAAAACAGATAAACATACAGTTGATAggttcaaaagaaaagaaatgtagTGTGACTGCCATGCATAATAACAATATATAGAAGAACATGTAAGATTGCGGTGGATCTAcattagaaatataaaatcaatccaaaaaataaagtaatttccaataaaataaattaaaacttcaaatattttctaAGATTGCGATATTAAAGTACTAAAACAAAATGATACATGTTGGTATAAGCAATGATCAGCGTATCTGTACATAATCTGCATTGAAACTTAGGAAAGCTAGtgatcttgtatttttttatattgttagaaTTTGTATGGTAAATAACTAACCATGAGCAAGATTGAAgaaaatagtttgttttttttcctatgataTAAaagtccaaaaaataaaataaagaacacgTTGAATATAAGAACATGATGTATTCGAGCCATGCTTATGAAAGTAATCCAAATGCATATCAAAGGCAATGCGAAACTAACATGGCTAGCTGCCTTTATTAAGCAATAAAACAATATGGTAAATGAGAGTGACAACACCTCCAAGTTTGAGAAGCTTGGCATGTGTGGTTTCTTCACCAGTGGAGGTGAAGTGCGTTGTGCTGTAAGTTGTTGACTATTCTTTGCATCATTTGGATCTTGTTGAGGTTTgatgcattaaaaataaaaaaaaatgatcaagaaacttgaaaaatgattaataaacaatgaaatcaacataaaaagaGGATCTGAAGGCAGAGAACAAAGAAAGCCTTGCCTTGATGGTGCTGCGTCACTATTTAAATGCATTCTTCTCTCTGCTTTAACTAGGAAGTTTGATGGCCTCGTTGCTgattgacacgatcaaaagattgatgtctttttccaagtgcatgagtgtcgaagtaataaataacccggcaagaccggggtcgaaccacagggaggttacttgtataaattataagcaacaataatactactactactacaacaacaacaacaacaacaacaacaataataatggtagtagtagtagtagtaataatactaataatagtagtagtaatagtagtagtaataataataataataccaataatactattaataatgataataataaagatgatgaagaagaagaaattgataagaactttgagatgaaagattaacgtaaggattaaacaatgataacaacaaatgtcaaggttagaggatccactaatggtacttcaaacaagtatagtataaactcttattatttaattggaaaccacacacaaaggaggttccaatcagattataaattgttaacatgattacattagttattttattcgaataatgctaatacttgtaaatgttgtcaggcattcatgattataacttatgttaacaacaagtcaagttcctttcatagctcaggtgtcggttataccatacagtatgggctatgaaagtgccaagtatttgttgtaccaagtgttatacaacataaatctagattaaccatttaacaagcaaagtattaaaagtgaacaagatagcaaatataaagcatgttagtatccaattttaaggtccatgttaagtttatattatacttattcttacaccattagtgtacccttttcaccttgacataattaacttaactaaacataatgaaagaaagaaacataaataaacaaggaaaggaaatgaaaagcataagcaagagattaattataagcaaaacttaagcattacaaaatataaagagagagcaagagcatgatcttgatctgaaaaccaagatgcctaaatacatggcaaatgcctccttttataggccaaaattcggaactattgatttgttgactaattgatgagtgggtggccacatcttgacttggtgataattcttatcttcttgtctgccaaaaacatcattgatgacgtcataatttgaacaaacttaaatcatgaaagttctaggaaattgtctcatctttccagggtaaaaatttgagatcatttgaacttctagaactcgagatatgggctgaacactgaacagtgtctgggctgcaggatagattcagacttcttcgttgttgctacaattgggacttgaaaacggcctttttaaatcttgggctccatattaaagttgtaggcctatgtcttatctttccattcatataaaatggacctaaatccaagatctacagctctagatatgacccaattactgAACAGTGTTTCAGTTTGGACTGcatcaacatctcttttctaagtttggccatctctttgttctttcaatttcagtacttcaactcatcaatcaattctttcatttatgtgataggcctgcatttaagatgaatatttaccataaattaaaggtatcttatataattagatatgttattataaaacatgctttagttaaggagttattgatacttcaagtgcaaaaataatgatataaaaccttgataaaaatacacttttaagtactaatcactgaTTATGTGGAAGTAGCTAATGTTGTTGTTGATTGCTGAGGCACCACACTTGCTGGAGTGACAAAGTTATGTGGAGGTGGTGGCGTTGAGGTTGAAGAAACAACAACCAAGGCAGATGATGCCGACTATTGCACATATGCGGCGATTGTTCCACCCTCAAGGTTTTGGATTCTGTCGATATGGAAAATGCGAGGAGACAAGGAATTTTTGTCTCGTATCAGTGAAAAATTAGAATGGGAGTTGTCATCTAGTATTCtggtcactagaaaccttaactggtcttagagattgcGTATGGAGACTAATTGCGTAAAGAAAAAGTATTAGCACCTCAACTACGCCCTACCTAatgtaagctgcattgttttgttgtttgataaaatataaggTCTTGTTGTGATTTCTAATCGCCAGCCTGTCTacggttttaaaaaaatccttctCTATAAGGAGATACTTATCTTATTGGGTAAAAACCTAACTATTCTatgttttcaaaagaaatatctttttaattcgggcatatattttacatataaatttgtaatccctgatactaaaacaaaataaaatattttttgaaatttttgaaatattggccaaattctggtgactttaataaactgattattaaagtcgaaatgcatgctaaaacatattttttgaagttttctttgctATATGacaatacaatatgattttttttagctttgagagacttggccatgtgcatgaaaacaaaaatatttttttaaaagtttttaatgttttgatgaaaatcaagtattttaatatcaaatttgtatctttacagtataaaaatacaaaccaatattaagtaaaatttagtaggaaaaaaatttgaaaaaaatacaattttcaaaactttttttgaaTTGGGCTGGACCCGGCCCACCATTTTAGGTTGGGCCGGCGTTGCCAACCCATTAAACAGTGGGCCTCTCCGTTGTTCACATGCagtgtgaacagtggagaggaAGACataaatgaagaagaaagaggTGGAGGAGGAAAGGGAAGAAGGCTGACCTGCGGTGGCTCACGGTGTTGCTGGAGGTGATGGAGGTGCCGACGAAAACGGTTCTCATTGTTtcttcccttgttttttttctctattttccttctttttctttttctttttcctctcggTTCTCTCCTCTCTGTCCCTCTTCTactcctctcttctttctctctattcctttttttttccttttctctttctgttttccttctctttttcctttgttttttcttttctttctctctctcgatttttttgtcctttttttttcttcgctAATTTCTCTCTtctgtatttataggcaaaaaacAAGGGGAGAGAGGCCTACTACCCCTGCTCAATCATGGCGCAGGGGTAGGGCGGCCACTTTGCAGCCACCCCAAGACCACCTAAGGGGTGCGCCCCCTATGTTTTTCACCGCCCCATGGTAGGCCATGGGTCAGAGTTTATGCAAGTGGGGTTATGGTCGACATCTTTTTGATGCTTTCGAagaaagagggagagaaaagaaggggagaaaaattcttcttcttcccctgcctcGCGCgtccagaggaagaagaagacctATAATGCCATTCAAAATGGCAccgtttggattttttttaaacagtgGATGAAACGACGTCATTTTGGACAAAATACGTCGTTTCATTTGAAAGAAATGGCGCCAAAAACATGTCAACATCCAAATTAATCctcaatttgtgatttattcaatttagtcctcaattgtaattttgcttttaaaaatcaattaaactgcATCCCCGCTAAATTCAATTGCCGACCCTGAAGTTGGCTGCCTTTTTCACATTGGTCCTTGATCTCGAATTTATGCAATTGAACCCTTAGttaatcaataaacttccaatttcttcaatttagtccctgatTTGGTCAATTACCACCCCTCTATTTACACgtgttttttagtttggtcattggtttcagatttcttcaattaagtccctaattgaccatcaaacttcaatatttatgcaattaagcccttgatttgaccaaattaactctaaaaaaattataatttgaccttagaactttaatttctttcaattaaagccccaattgactttaaaattaatttttcttgtagttaaaccctccataaattcgattaaaccttcaataaaatttaattgagtccataaacatttgattttggacttttctttctcaaattgaattttctttgtcaatcaggctctcatcagtcaacgatatactgttaaattttaatctttgtatttttaaacctcctcaactaatttttagttattttctagGCATTTTGACATCATCTTctcactgttattattttttggatttttttagtctgaatatatatttttgatttttttggaaaaaaaaattgaatttgaagaataactcaaaaatgggttatgacaccTACGAAGCTACTTATTGGTTATGCTCCCTAAGGTGACTTTGAGGGACATTATCAAAAACTTTTCATACAATTATGTCGATCGATTTGTTGAAACCTGCAATAGCTTGTATAAATGGATCAAAAGCCAAAGGAAATGTAGAGctactaaaaaaaacttgcattaaCCCTGCATAAACATAGAAGACGCTATAAAACTCGCTTCATTAAACAAGGCcagtttatagttttttttagctaaaaaaataaaaaaataaaataatatagaggGAAGCACACATAGAAACATAATAGACAAAAGTGATTTGTTGAAAAATGACATGTTTGATTGAACATCACTAAAGAAACAAAGCATTGGCACAAACATAACATGACATAACTTAAAACATCTCAGAAACATGTTAGATTGAACAttatcaaagaaacaaaaaatttagaCAAACATGAATGGTATAACCTAAAACATCGCATAACAGGTTTGCTGGCAAgcaataaacatatataaaaaaaagaaacactaaGACAATCATATGAATGAATAGAATTAGATGGCACCCCTCCATGTTTAATAGCCATAACAACTGTCATTAGCCACAGTAATTATTGTTATAGTCACTCCCAACATTGTTTTATTGGGCAATCCAACAAAGAATAAACATGTAGTGGCTATTAAAGTTGCAGCAGGCTAGTGCTAAAAGCAGAacaaagaaataacaataaaaaaagaccaaGCCATTAAAAGGATGTGAGAAATCCAAGGAAGGCTACTCAAACAATCCAATTTCTTATTTGTTCCTCATCAATTTCAGATCCAAACCACCACACCCACATGTACgctaacaatttaaaattaaaagaattagacaTTCAAAACTGCTAAATACGTAGAAGCCTAACACattgagaaaaatcaataaacatCAACAAGTAATGACAAAGCAATTCAAAGTGCAAAACACTATAAGAAAGGCagtaaaaacaatttaagtTTCAAATTATTTCCTTCCTAACTCTAGCCTGGAATGTGCaagaaaaataatccaaaaaactaaccatcaaaataacttaaaaaaaaaggcttagcATGCATGAAAAGAAATATCAAGGACTATGTCCTTTATTTATATCCATAACCCCTCTTATTTCTTTCACCAAGCCTAGCCTAAGAATatgtttgaaaaacataaataccTAACCAAAAGCTGAAAAGAGTACATAGATCTAAAAGACAACACAACACCCAAcaaccttttaaaaaagaaaaacaaaactcatgCAAGTCCATAAAGTTGAGATCACAAGCTAACAAAAAACTAAGCAAAAAAATGCAGAGGCAAACAAAAATTTGAGAGCGATCATAGTTACTAAAACAAAAACTAGCAACCCTACATGACAATCCTTACCAATTAAAAACACAACATAGATCAAAACAAAATCctcaaaataatgataaaataaactaaaattctaaaaaaaagagtaaatataGAGCTGCAATCATTATAGAAACCAAATAAACATGGAAAAAATCAAAGGACAACCAATGTATTTTACGCAAGCAACATATTCAAATCAGAATGGACATGCAACAGGTAACTAAATAGAGATCTCTTAATCtaaccatgaacaaaataatcaGGGAAAAAATAAGCATTGTAGTCACTGAAAAACAAGAGGACATTTAATGACCAAGCTAACAAAACGAATATCAAACACATTATAAACTAACCAGCTAAGTGATGAGGTCTATGCGATGTAATAACAGAATGACCTTCCAAGCGCTGAACTTGCCCCAACAATAGAACAAAAAACCCTTAGATCCAAGAcgcaagataaaataaaaatgccaAAACAATAAACTTCCAAGACAACAACATGTCATACGCAAAAGATACCACAAAACCAACCAAACAATGACCTAATAACCTAAGAAATTGGCTAAAACAacctataatgtttttttttaaaagcaaacatAAAACAATGGAAACCAAAAAGATAAGAGAAACAACCCCCAAAACATAGCAAACAAAAGCAGCTGCTAGGAACTCCAAGAGGGATGTCCAATCCAAGAACAATAAAATGTTCCCCAACCACAAAACAACTctaagcttagaaaaaaaaaaccaaaacaaataaaacaaaaccataaCAAAGCAACAACCTATGTAAATGCACAAGTAACCAACCTGGTCATCAAAGAGATCCTTGCCCAAAAAAGCACTGCAACAACCATCACAACCCAAACACACCCTACAATAAACCGTAAAACAAATAAGTAACCAAGACAACATCAACAACCTTAAACAACTCCCAAAACATGGCTAACAAAGGCAGTCACATGTCTCAAACCACCTAAAATGAAAATGACCCACCCAATCTAGACAATCATATCTTTGGAAAAAGTCTCAAAAAATTAGAGCTGTGCGAAACTGATGACTTTTTAAGTGATGAAATTGCCATAGTAGCAGACCCAAGAACCCCTAACATTAGCAGATCCAAGACATaagctgaaataaaaaaatccaagacaaCAATATGCCATATGCAAAAGATAtcacaaaatcaaccaaataatgATTAAATAACTTGAGACACTAGCTAAAACAAatccattactttttttttttaaaaaaaagcaaacacaaagcaATCAAAACCAGAAAGATAaggaaaacaacacaaaaaacatAGCAATCAAAGGCTGCCAGGAACTCTATGAGGCTTGCCTAATCCCAGAACAGTAAACATGCTCCCTAATCACAAAACAACAtctaagtttagaaaaaaacaaaacgaatcaaacaaaaacacaacaaagCAACTATTAATGCAAATACATAGGCAACAAAACCTAGTTAGTAAAGAGAACTTTACCCAAAAAAGCACTGTAGGAACCACTTGAGCCCAAACACACCCCATGACAAACTGCAAAA of the Populus nigra chromosome 7, ddPopNigr1.1, whole genome shotgun sequence genome contains:
- the LOC133698888 gene encoding MDIS1-interacting receptor like kinase 2-like, which translates into the protein MAKPQSHALFLFLLLLLVNACHPSHQNQNKISLNDLAALAAIKDSLTDIPGSNFFSTWDFTSPDPCSTFSGITCSLNRVTILTLGTGLSSTPGLAGFLSPSLSNLTELTQLILYPGIVTGPIPPQLGRLSNLRVLSLTNNRLKGPIPSSLSSLPNLHTLDLSYNQLTGSIPAGLFIELAQLKVMILASNQLSGELPRMVSAEILHLDLKDNKLTGTLPLRLPSTIRYLSASKNMMGGPLNGLQSLSELEFLDLSMNQFSGPIPSSLLRPTLSSLFLQRNNLSGGVPSPSPPPSSMYGEGSIVDLSHNFLTGDLSPVLAAVETLFLNNNHLMGRVPEEYVKSVYGGSTKTLYLQHNYITGFPLEAGLALPDTLSLCLTYNCMVPSVGLMGCPASAGGQLSRPRSQCVVFNHGRPIP